The region TAAATGCAAATATTTTGAATACTTTTTTTTAATAAACAAAAAAGCTTGCAAGTATATGGCCTACAAGCTTTTTTTATTGTTTATTCACTATTATTTTTTAGGAATATTCTTTAATGTTTCTACTAGGAAATCCCAGAATTTACCTACAGTCTCTATATTTACCTTTTCGTCTGGAGAGTGTGGGTTTCTGATAGTTGGACCGAAAGAAATCATATCCCACTTAGGATAGACAGCACCTAATAGTCCGCATTCTAATCCAGCATGGATAGCTTTGATTTCAGGAACTCTTCCGTATTTGTCATTATAAACCTTTTTCATAGTTTCTAATATCTCAGAATTTGGATTTGGTTTCCAACCTGGATAAGCACCATCAAAAGTAACTTCAGCACCAGCTAATGTGAAAACAGATTCCATCATTTCGGCTAAGTCTTTTTTAGCACTTTCCACAGAACTACGTAATAAGCTTTGCACTTCAATTTTAAAGTTTCCGCTTTTAACGATAGCAAGGTTAGTACTGGTTTCAGTCAAGCCTTCCATATCATTACTCATTCTCATCACACCGTTAGGACAAGCATAAACAGCATTGATAACAGCATTCTGGGTTTTCTCATCAATTACAGAGTCTGGCATTGCAGTCTCTTTACAAGTAAATGTGAAATCAGGTTCTACGGAGCTTAACTCGCTTTGAACCATTCCTTCGAAAAATTCAACTGAGTTTTCAAAGTCTGCGCAATGCTCATTAGGAACCACCAAGGTAACAAACGCTTCTCTAGGAATAGCATTTCTCAAACTACCACCAATGATTTTAGAAATTCTTACACCATAATCTTTGGCAGCTTGCTTTAAGAAACGGAACATGATTTTATTAGAGTTACCTCTGCCTAATATGATATCCATTCCTGAGTGACCACCTTTTAATCCTTTAACGATTAATTTGTAAGCAACACTTCCCTTAGGAATATGAGCTTCTTTATATTCAAAAGTTGCTGTACCGTCGATGC is a window of Lentimicrobium sp. L6 DNA encoding:
- a CDS encoding aminoacyl-histidine dipeptidase, which codes for MSKDINNLNPREIWKHFYSLTQIPRPSKHEDAIQDFMMKFGQDLGLETIKDEVGNIIIKKPATPGMEDRKGVILQGHLDMVPQKNSDKVHDFKTDPIETYVDGEWLTADGTTLGADNGMGVAAAMAVLESKDLVHGPIEALMTADEETGMTGAFGLQNNVLDGHILLNLDSEDEGELYIGCAGGIDGTATFEYKEAHIPKGSVAYKLIVKGLKGGHSGMDIILGRGNSNKIMFRFLKQAAKDYGVRISKIIGGSLRNAIPREAFVTLVVPNEHCADFENSVEFFEGMVQSELSSVEPDFTFTCKETAMPDSVIDEKTQNAVINAVYACPNGVMRMSNDMEGLTETSTNLAIVKSGNFKIEVQSLLRSSVESAKKDLAEMMESVFTLAGAEVTFDGAYPGWKPNPNSEILETMKKVYNDKYGRVPEIKAIHAGLECGLLGAVYPKWDMISFGPTIRNPHSPDEKVNIETVGKFWDFLVETLKNIPKK